A genomic region of Herbaspirillum sp. DW155 contains the following coding sequences:
- a CDS encoding VirK family protein, which translates to MPSAFADAAPVSALSSQAEIVQALDQGETVRLSLDLSHCRPDGVTNRTGKAKGGLTIAAYLVMDGVLSFSDSHPTVGKNGEPLWQFLRYQVKPDQSVTFTADMFQLPGYTRLGERISYQCNINEGIRFFRQ; encoded by the coding sequence ATGCCCTCCGCTTTCGCCGACGCGGCTCCTGTGTCGGCGTTATCCAGCCAGGCCGAAATCGTGCAGGCGCTCGACCAGGGCGAGACGGTGAGGCTCTCGCTGGACCTGAGCCATTGTCGCCCGGATGGAGTGACCAACCGTACCGGAAAAGCCAAGGGTGGCCTGACCATCGCGGCCTATCTTGTCATGGATGGCGTACTGAGCTTCTCGGACAGCCACCCGACGGTGGGCAAAAACGGGGAACCCTTGTGGCAGTTCCTGCGTTACCAGGTCAAGCCCGACCAGAGCGTCACCTTCACCGCCGACATGTTCCAGTTGCCCGGCTATACGCGGCTTGGGGAGCGCATCTCCTACCAGTGCAATATCAATGAAGGCATCAGGTTCTTCCGGCAGTGA
- a CDS encoding branched-chain amino acid aminotransferase, whose product MPFPITTSLNPKPIPEDVGNTFGAYFTDHMFLMDYKQGLGWYNHRIVPFGPLSLHPSCAAIQYGQSIFDGFKAYRCDDDVIRLFRPLDHIERINKSTARLCMPAVDPQSVLAAMVQLVDLDRRWVPRQKGTALYVRETMIGTEGLMGVRPASEYTFMIFLSPVGSYYAEGANPVSILVSDKHVRAARGGIGAAKAAANYGASLLASEEAKSMGYTQVLWLDSTERRFLEEVGTMNVMLRIGNEIITPPLSDSILAGVTRMTALALLREWGLQVSERPIDINDVMTGIGNGTIEEIWGVGTAAVVSPIGQLTYRGQTLEVGARRIGKVTARLHAAITSLHTQPGKDPYGWRVDVI is encoded by the coding sequence ATGCCCTTTCCAATCACGACCAGCCTGAACCCCAAGCCGATACCAGAGGATGTGGGAAATACCTTCGGTGCCTACTTTACCGACCACATGTTTCTGATGGACTACAAGCAGGGCCTGGGATGGTACAACCACAGGATTGTTCCTTTTGGCCCGCTCAGCCTGCATCCGTCCTGTGCTGCCATCCAGTATGGGCAATCGATCTTCGACGGTTTCAAAGCTTACCGCTGCGACGACGATGTGATCCGCCTGTTCCGGCCACTCGATCATATCGAACGCATTAACAAGTCGACGGCCCGGCTGTGTATGCCCGCAGTGGATCCGCAGAGCGTGTTGGCTGCCATGGTTCAGCTGGTGGATCTGGACCGCCGGTGGGTCCCGCGCCAGAAAGGAACGGCTCTCTACGTGCGCGAGACGATGATCGGAACGGAAGGGCTGATGGGCGTACGCCCGGCCAGCGAATACACCTTCATGATTTTCCTGTCACCGGTCGGCTCGTACTATGCAGAGGGCGCCAATCCGGTCAGCATCCTCGTTTCGGACAAGCATGTACGCGCCGCTCGCGGGGGCATCGGCGCCGCCAAGGCCGCTGCCAACTATGGCGCTAGTCTGCTGGCCAGTGAAGAGGCCAAATCGATGGGCTACACGCAGGTGCTGTGGCTGGATTCGACGGAGCGAAGATTCCTGGAAGAAGTCGGCACCATGAACGTGATGCTGAGAATTGGCAACGAAATCATCACCCCGCCCCTCAGCGATTCGATCCTGGCTGGCGTCACACGCATGACGGCGCTGGCCCTCCTGCGTGAATGGGGACTGCAGGTCAGCGAGCGGCCAATTGACATCAACGACGTCATGACCGGGATTGGCAACGGCACCATTGAAGAAATATGGGGCGTTGGAACCGCAGCCGTGGTATCGCCAATCGGTCAACTGACCTATCGCGGCCAAACGCTGGAAGTCGGCGCACGCCGGATCGGAAAAGTAACGGCACGCCTGCACGCTGCCATTACCAGCCTGCATACCCAGCCAGGCAAGGATCCTTATGGCTGGCGTGTCGATGTGATCTGA
- a CDS encoding FlxA-like family protein: MSNITLNLNLGGTGGAEQSQAADEDTGSSTTDKIASIMKKITRLQKQAAELQGPPDEVAKMRKVIEQEIKALEMQMKQLMDQEAKKNQAAADAAKEDKPGDVASPSLRKIGTGTRRKTPDRLPARCPERHINGDGTFCMYWQGEMSLKIDSEEAARTWWSTLLGYLKLQERAEKLKRWPDDNAWAHGNAALHQQKAIAAAARISPQLETEVKRKRVQAKQKGPHGLRPQMIYVSRQGNPFYSVRILLQPTYKATVTRLRQPCLCGLKKRKKGKPIALRKCPRHADDARDLAIELVKWEKEEEKFWASYKGRQCCGKMASCPLAANGIIATGNEVQEPEDVGAI; the protein is encoded by the coding sequence GTGAGCAATATCACTTTGAATCTGAATCTTGGCGGTACGGGCGGCGCGGAGCAGTCTCAGGCGGCCGACGAAGATACGGGCAGCAGCACTACGGACAAGATTGCCTCGATCATGAAGAAGATCACGCGGCTGCAGAAGCAGGCAGCCGAGCTCCAAGGACCGCCCGATGAAGTCGCCAAGATGAGGAAAGTCATCGAGCAGGAGATCAAGGCGCTCGAAATGCAGATGAAACAACTGATGGACCAAGAGGCCAAAAAGAACCAAGCGGCAGCGGATGCAGCGAAGGAAGATAAGCCCGGCGATGTGGCTAGCCCGTCTCTGCGTAAGATCGGGACTGGAACCAGGAGAAAAACACCTGATCGCTTACCAGCAAGATGTCCTGAACGCCACATCAATGGCGATGGGACTTTTTGCATGTACTGGCAAGGCGAGATGTCACTCAAAATTGACTCTGAAGAGGCCGCGCGGACGTGGTGGTCAACCCTGCTGGGATATTTAAAGCTTCAGGAGCGAGCCGAAAAGCTTAAGCGCTGGCCAGATGACAATGCCTGGGCTCACGGCAATGCAGCCTTACACCAGCAAAAGGCTATCGCAGCTGCAGCTCGGATTAGTCCTCAACTCGAGACTGAAGTGAAACGCAAGCGTGTCCAGGCGAAACAGAAGGGTCCGCATGGACTCCGGCCTCAGATGATCTACGTTTCGAGACAAGGAAACCCTTTTTACTCAGTTCGCATACTGCTGCAGCCAACGTACAAAGCTACGGTCACTCGCTTGCGCCAGCCTTGCCTCTGCGGTCTTAAAAAGCGGAAAAAGGGCAAGCCAATTGCACTACGAAAGTGCCCCCGTCACGCTGATGATGCTCGGGATCTCGCGATCGAATTGGTGAAATGGGAAAAGGAAGAAGAGAAATTTTGGGCCAGCTACAAAGGGCGGCAGTGTTGCGGAAAGATGGCGAGCTGCCCGCTTGCAGCCAACGGCATCATAGCAACAGGTAACGAAGTACAGGAGCCAGAGGATGTTGGAGCGATATAA
- a CDS encoding MFS transporter, giving the protein MGGLVLLAGNWRAIYVLQALLGLCLLLYALTAFRESLLISARRSLRPSVLIESYSIVLKNADLRRNVLIYGLSFACMFTYIAGAANAYVGQFGFSETNFSIVFALSSMGIILGAMVNTRLVKMNLTAPRIIYVGLGMMLASVALINAFAALQCLQAYILAILAGMVIFSFGLIAPSLNHEALRHLGHVAGVASAVMRCVQMLLGAAVSAAGIVIPKTYPATSNMGILMLA; this is encoded by the coding sequence ATCGGCGGCCTCGTTCTGCTGGCAGGCAACTGGCGTGCCATTTATGTGCTACAGGCGTTACTCGGACTCTGCTTGCTGCTGTACGCGTTGACCGCATTTCGTGAGTCGTTACTGATAAGCGCTCGCCGTTCGCTTAGACCATCTGTACTGATTGAAAGCTATTCGATAGTCCTGAAAAACGCCGACCTTCGACGCAATGTCTTGATCTACGGACTTAGCTTCGCGTGCATGTTCACCTACATTGCCGGAGCAGCCAATGCATATGTCGGTCAGTTTGGTTTTTCAGAAACAAATTTCTCAATCGTCTTTGCCCTGAGTTCGATGGGAATTATCTTGGGTGCCATGGTCAATACCCGTTTGGTCAAAATGAATCTGACGGCGCCCCGGATCATTTATGTCGGCCTAGGCATGATGCTGGCCAGCGTAGCGCTGATTAACGCGTTCGCAGCACTGCAATGCTTGCAAGCCTACATTCTTGCGATCCTAGCAGGAATGGTGATATTTAGTTTTGGCTTGATCGCACCGTCCCTCAATCATGAGGCGCTTCGCCATCTGGGCCACGTCGCGGGTGTCGCTTCTGCCGTGATGCGGTGTGTGCAGATGCTGCTCGGTGCCGCCGTCAGCGCGGCTGGCATCGTTATTCCCAAGACGTATCCAGCCACATCGAATATGGGGATCCTGATGCTGGCCTAG
- a CDS encoding LysR family transcriptional regulator: protein MEFRQLRYFLAVAEHLHFTVAAERLGIAQPPLSQQIIKLEREIGTKLFMRYPRRVELTEAGVLFKERAKRVLDEAHDALEHVKKAARGESGHLSIGFAGSTVFHPQVATTLRRFRQSYPGVLVKTEESNSTALLDKVIEGHVDCAIVRLPLSCGELLTVPLIEEEMIAVLPAGHRLGRLRSIELAQLSSDSFILFPRPIGPDLYDSIISACRLASFSPKVEMESPQLSSTVNMVAAGFGVTLIPESIRQIHATGVTYQRLRNKSLKTTIALVVKPREKSVTVRNFVDNLRIVARQME from the coding sequence ATGGAGTTCCGTCAGCTACGGTACTTCCTCGCCGTTGCAGAGCACCTGCATTTCACTGTTGCAGCAGAGAGGCTCGGCATTGCGCAGCCGCCGTTGAGCCAACAGATCATCAAACTGGAAAGGGAAATCGGCACGAAGCTCTTCATGCGCTATCCACGCCGTGTGGAGCTGACCGAAGCTGGGGTCCTCTTCAAGGAACGTGCGAAGCGCGTATTGGATGAGGCCCATGACGCACTGGAACACGTGAAGAAAGCGGCGCGAGGAGAAAGCGGCCATCTTTCGATCGGGTTCGCCGGGTCTACAGTGTTTCATCCGCAAGTCGCCACCACCCTTCGGAGGTTTCGCCAAAGCTATCCGGGCGTCTTGGTCAAGACGGAAGAAAGCAATAGCACTGCGCTCCTCGATAAGGTCATCGAGGGTCACGTGGACTGTGCGATCGTCCGGTTGCCCCTCAGTTGTGGGGAGCTGTTGACCGTCCCCCTAATCGAAGAAGAGATGATCGCAGTCTTGCCGGCCGGCCATCGGTTGGGCCGACTGCGGAGCATCGAACTCGCGCAGCTCTCTTCCGATTCATTCATTCTCTTTCCCCGTCCGATCGGCCCCGACCTCTATGATTCGATCATCAGCGCCTGCCGATTGGCTAGTTTCTCACCTAAGGTGGAAATGGAGTCGCCTCAGCTATCGTCAACGGTCAACATGGTTGCCGCAGGTTTTGGCGTAACGCTGATTCCTGAATCCATTCGACAAATTCACGCCACAGGTGTGACTTATCAAAGGCTCAGGAACAAGAGTCTGAAGACGACCATAGCGCTCGTGGTTAAGCCAAGAGAAAAATCCGTGACGGTTCGAAATTTTGTGGACAACCTCCGTATCGTTGCACGGCAAATGGAGTGA
- a CDS encoding DUF2520 domain-containing protein, whose translation MTSLVTRADARRLKIGIIGLGRLGTALAWSLESHGGNVHALASRSVTRTAETAMRMRSCSVLTAQGVADHCDLIFVTTPDALIAPTVEGLSWRPGSSVVHCSGATEISVLGKAAADGADIGGFHPMQTFGDALTAARTLPGCVVTIEAGEALGARLADIAQLLGCEVNRIPAGARGRYHAAAAYASQYVNVLLDEAIRIWRSWGASEEAALRALLPLLRGTISAMESAGVAASMPGPVSRGDVATVMKQMLSVAALGDEDLAFYRTLYLRSIRIAEGAGRIDAAIANELRDLA comes from the coding sequence ATGACCTCGCTTGTCACTCGCGCTGATGCAAGGCGTCTCAAGATCGGCATCATAGGACTGGGCCGTCTTGGCACGGCGCTCGCCTGGAGCCTGGAGTCGCACGGCGGCAATGTCCATGCGCTGGCGAGCCGCTCGGTAACGCGGACCGCCGAGACGGCCATGCGTATGCGCTCTTGCAGCGTACTCACCGCACAGGGGGTAGCGGATCACTGCGACCTCATTTTCGTGACCACGCCGGACGCGCTGATAGCGCCGACCGTGGAGGGTCTTTCCTGGCGCCCGGGCAGTAGCGTCGTGCATTGCAGCGGTGCCACCGAGATATCGGTGCTCGGCAAGGCCGCTGCCGATGGTGCGGATATCGGCGGCTTCCATCCGATGCAGACCTTTGGCGATGCGCTCACAGCGGCCCGGACCTTGCCTGGCTGCGTGGTGACCATCGAAGCGGGAGAGGCCTTGGGCGCGCGGTTGGCGGATATTGCCCAGTTGCTTGGATGTGAGGTAAACCGTATCCCCGCAGGAGCGCGCGGCCGATATCACGCGGCAGCGGCGTATGCATCTCAGTACGTCAACGTCCTGTTGGACGAGGCCATCAGGATCTGGCGCTCATGGGGAGCATCGGAAGAAGCCGCCTTGCGTGCGCTGCTGCCACTGCTGCGCGGTACGATTTCTGCGATGGAGAGCGCTGGTGTCGCGGCAAGCATGCCCGGTCCGGTATCGCGTGGCGATGTTGCCACCGTCATGAAACAAATGCTGTCCGTGGCCGCATTGGGCGATGAGGATCTGGCGTTTTATCGCACGCTTTACCTGCGCAGCATCCGCATTGCGGAGGGAGCCGGGCGAATCGACGCCGCCATCGCTAATGAATTGCGTGACCTGGCCTGA
- a CDS encoding AraC family transcriptional regulator has product MANEDLFLAQFLLQPEDDDIRWSLSMLPSKWKRYSDFYRGSVYQTFPQEHLSSPGKLRYDLIKVQQGPHNFSDPEVPETILALPYRVKQRCTWRWSMAGRRHEEAAEPGRLLVVPSGVQSEWEIDGEREILMLVIPDATVQAVLGQTHGRSIREAFRRLSENSWEDTFLNVLLHRMWSCVSDGAAASRLLSDGLLISALSQLMIKADAPLEADPAVALPRWRLQRVISFVDNNIDRNLSLEELAAAAGLSRRHFARSFRSEVGETPHRWLMERRLEKAKTLLASTEQSLIDIAMSCGFASQSHFSTAMKQATGMSPYHWRQHRRDQITSTRQP; this is encoded by the coding sequence ATGGCGAACGAGGATCTTTTTCTGGCGCAATTTTTGCTTCAGCCAGAAGACGATGACATCCGTTGGAGCCTGTCTATGTTGCCTTCAAAGTGGAAGCGGTACTCGGACTTTTACCGGGGCTCGGTCTACCAGACCTTCCCGCAAGAGCATCTGAGCAGTCCAGGGAAATTGCGATACGACCTGATCAAGGTGCAGCAGGGGCCGCACAACTTCTCTGACCCGGAAGTACCGGAAACGATTCTCGCCTTACCCTATCGTGTGAAGCAGCGCTGCACCTGGCGCTGGTCGATGGCCGGCCGACGCCACGAGGAAGCGGCCGAGCCCGGACGGCTGCTGGTCGTCCCGTCCGGTGTACAAAGTGAATGGGAAATTGATGGCGAGCGCGAGATTCTGATGCTGGTCATTCCCGATGCGACGGTACAGGCGGTGCTCGGCCAGACGCATGGTCGAAGCATCCGCGAGGCTTTTCGCAGGCTCAGCGAGAACTCATGGGAAGACACGTTCCTGAATGTATTACTACACCGGATGTGGAGTTGCGTCTCGGATGGCGCAGCCGCCAGCCGCCTGCTCAGCGACGGTTTACTGATTTCCGCCCTGTCGCAGCTGATGATCAAGGCCGATGCGCCGCTTGAGGCGGATCCGGCGGTGGCGCTGCCGCGCTGGCGACTCCAGCGGGTGATCAGTTTCGTGGACAACAATATCGACAGGAATCTGAGTCTGGAGGAGCTCGCGGCGGCGGCCGGTTTGAGTCGTCGCCACTTTGCCCGCAGCTTCCGCAGCGAGGTGGGCGAAACGCCGCATCGCTGGCTGATGGAGCGCCGACTTGAAAAAGCCAAGACATTGCTCGCCTCAACGGAGCAATCCCTCATTGATATCGCAATGAGCTGTGGCTTTGCCAGCCAAAGCCACTTCTCTACCGCCATGAAGCAAGCCACGGGCATGAGCCCGTACCACTGGCGCCAGCATCGCCGCGATCAGATCACATCGACACGCCAGCCATAA
- a CDS encoding YopT-type cysteine protease domain-containing protein produces MFPRSNHPADLHASVPWSSVQEDEVSSASNAGQLPGAHPSAEAGDPSSADGRTRRRESTLSKFSRLFRHQEPAPGPVNECANIDHPQWDKLQPALRKYVKARMQKALAQQRHFGADHLETQKGICRGMGSVWLRLHQARPEAQASARLSLLMSERGTAHATIAQRLYAQENVHHHSGEAPSLKRLLELGLEAHFDTAVSNLSSLYASQARCISNDVFTGSEAYLRAEHLLKRSPGYFDLGISLINQSGEEAGHNLSVFSKGDRHSLTVFDSNLGECKVPPGELPCFMDEMSRFYQATRAYEFSGIRSILKIEFTEDVSATPLAQLAKELD; encoded by the coding sequence ATGTTTCCCCGCTCAAATCATCCCGCCGATCTCCATGCATCTGTCCCGTGGAGCAGCGTGCAGGAAGATGAGGTTTCCAGCGCATCAAACGCCGGCCAGTTGCCCGGCGCCCACCCTTCTGCCGAGGCTGGCGATCCCAGCAGCGCCGACGGCCGGACTCGCCGCCGCGAATCGACGCTGAGCAAATTCAGTCGCCTCTTCCGACATCAAGAACCCGCTCCCGGTCCGGTCAACGAGTGCGCCAATATCGATCATCCACAATGGGACAAACTCCAGCCTGCGCTGCGCAAGTACGTCAAAGCACGCATGCAAAAGGCGCTGGCCCAGCAAAGGCACTTCGGCGCCGACCATCTTGAAACGCAGAAGGGAATTTGCCGGGGCATGGGCTCTGTCTGGCTCCGTCTGCATCAGGCGAGACCGGAGGCGCAAGCCTCGGCGCGCCTGTCCTTGTTGATGTCGGAGCGTGGTACGGCGCACGCCACCATCGCACAACGACTGTACGCGCAGGAAAATGTTCATCACCACTCCGGCGAGGCGCCGTCCTTGAAGAGACTGCTGGAGCTGGGACTCGAAGCGCATTTCGATACGGCGGTATCAAATCTCTCAAGCCTCTACGCAAGTCAGGCGAGGTGCATCAGCAATGATGTTTTCACGGGATCGGAAGCGTATCTGCGCGCCGAGCATCTGTTGAAAAGATCGCCCGGTTATTTCGATCTGGGCATCAGTCTCATCAACCAGAGCGGAGAGGAAGCCGGCCACAACCTTAGCGTGTTTTCAAAAGGGGATCGGCATTCACTTACCGTGTTTGATTCGAACCTGGGCGAATGCAAGGTGCCGCCTGGCGAATTGCCGTGCTTCATGGACGAAATGTCCCGGTTTTATCAGGCGACAAGAGCTTACGAATTTTCCGGAATCCGGTCCATCCTGAAAATAGAGTTCACGGAGGACGTCAGCGCAACTCCGCTTGCGCAACTGGCCAAGGAACTGGATTGA
- a CDS encoding LysR family transcriptional regulator, whose amino-acid sequence MKISSIDQLEAFIKVMENGSFSAAAVVLEVSQPAVSQQIRELERRLGAKLLERVGRTLAPTAAGASLLGYARQIVEAAAQAGEAVGKHAVGVSGSVRIGTGGTACLHLLPPILASLKKRFPSLQVVVSTGNTEDFVRRVEQNLLDMALVTLPVSSRALHVRPAITDSFIVIGPRQGLKLTRKTSAKVLAEQPVILFEPGANIRQLIEGWFLSNGVRLQPSMELGSVEAIKEMVASGLGYAIIPSMALRKTDARRIQISAMHPPLVRELGLIVRHDKPVTRGMQALAEALCERPFA is encoded by the coding sequence ATGAAAATCTCATCCATCGACCAATTGGAGGCCTTCATCAAGGTCATGGAGAACGGCAGTTTCTCGGCGGCGGCGGTGGTGCTGGAGGTGAGTCAGCCGGCCGTGAGTCAGCAGATCCGCGAACTCGAACGCCGCCTGGGCGCCAAGCTGCTGGAGCGGGTAGGGCGGACGCTGGCACCGACGGCTGCTGGCGCCAGCCTGCTGGGGTATGCACGCCAGATCGTCGAGGCAGCTGCGCAAGCGGGAGAGGCCGTGGGCAAGCATGCCGTGGGGGTATCTGGCAGCGTACGCATCGGTACGGGCGGCACGGCCTGCTTGCATCTGCTTCCCCCCATACTGGCCAGCCTGAAGAAGCGCTTTCCTTCGCTGCAGGTCGTGGTGAGCACGGGCAATACCGAGGATTTCGTCCGGCGTGTGGAGCAGAACCTGCTGGACATGGCGTTGGTAACGTTACCAGTGAGCAGCCGAGCGCTTCACGTGCGGCCAGCGATCACCGACTCTTTCATCGTGATCGGTCCGCGCCAAGGATTGAAACTAACGAGGAAGACCAGTGCAAAGGTACTGGCTGAACAGCCGGTGATTCTCTTCGAACCCGGTGCCAATATCCGGCAGTTGATCGAGGGATGGTTTCTCTCCAACGGCGTGCGCCTCCAACCGTCCATGGAGCTGGGCAGTGTTGAAGCGATCAAGGAAATGGTGGCAAGCGGTCTCGGTTACGCGATCATTCCCTCGATGGCCTTGCGCAAGACCGATGCGCGGCGCATTCAGATCAGTGCCATGCACCCGCCGCTGGTGCGCGAACTTGGGCTGATCGTGCGTCACGATAAGCCCGTCACGCGTGGTATGCAGGCGCTTGCCGAAGCCTTGTGCGAAAGGCCATTCGCGTAG
- a CDS encoding MFS transporter: protein MWLSLSRLLQSTAATLWAGSMPRMMVQWDMSASLAGLVQSAWHVGYLIALFGVGFISDRIGPRRVFFCSSMLTVMAMTIFSIFSTAPQLTAWLYGLVGLCSGACYSPGLQLVSANCPAHARGRCMGWFIGASSLGYGLSLILVAGLMAAFSWQVTAGLVTVLVGAGAAAGWRWRPPLTSSVSSAASWAVRHLTATAAAAS from the coding sequence ATGTGGCTGTCTCTGAGCCGACTGCTACAGTCGACCGCAGCCACGCTCTGGGCCGGCAGCATGCCACGCATGATGGTGCAATGGGACATGAGTGCATCGCTGGCAGGCCTGGTGCAAAGCGCCTGGCATGTCGGCTACCTCATCGCGCTTTTCGGCGTCGGTTTCATCAGTGACCGTATCGGTCCTCGCCGTGTCTTCTTCTGCAGCAGCATGCTCACCGTCATGGCGATGACGATATTTTCCATCTTCAGTACGGCGCCGCAGCTCACCGCCTGGCTCTATGGGCTGGTGGGCCTGTGTTCGGGAGCCTGCTATAGCCCGGGCTTGCAACTGGTCTCGGCGAACTGCCCTGCGCATGCCCGTGGCCGCTGCATGGGCTGGTTCATCGGGGCGTCATCGCTGGGCTATGGTCTGTCGTTGATATTGGTGGCGGGACTGATGGCCGCATTTTCCTGGCAGGTCACGGCAGGCCTGGTCACGGTGCTGGTCGGCGCTGGCGCAGCGGCGGGCTGGCGATGGCGGCCGCCGCTCACATCGTCAGTGTCGTCGGCAGCATCATGGGCGGTGCGGCATCTGACCGCCACGGCCGCAGCCGCGTCATGA
- a CDS encoding TIR domain-containing protein, whose protein sequence is MLERYKGEGGRRRTIDALLEQRIVVGNVALAEQLYDQAELLQVNPKEILIEQGASDSDVYFILSGSVGIDVNGRQVAVRMAGNSVGEMSALDPMIPRAATVFALEPTVVAKVSEPKISELANQFPIIYRLFAKELARRLYQRNSLINEKRDRIRVFVISSVESLPIVRAMENHFEHDEFLPVVWTNGVFKIANYTLQSLEDQLDRCDFAIAVAHADDTAAYRGKDWPVPRDNVIFELGLFMGRLGKDRAILMEPRERGVKLPSDLSGITTVPYRYEPGEDVAALIAPACNQIRDHIKRLGPSIG, encoded by the coding sequence ATGTTGGAGCGATATAAGGGCGAAGGAGGGCGGCGCCGTACCATTGATGCACTCCTGGAACAGCGCATTGTCGTCGGCAATGTGGCCTTAGCAGAGCAACTCTACGACCAAGCAGAACTGCTTCAGGTAAATCCCAAAGAAATATTGATCGAGCAGGGCGCTTCTGACTCTGACGTCTATTTCATTCTTTCTGGCTCAGTAGGTATTGACGTCAATGGAAGGCAAGTTGCTGTCCGGATGGCAGGTAATTCTGTTGGTGAAATGTCTGCCTTAGATCCTATGATTCCTAGGGCTGCCACTGTTTTTGCCTTAGAACCAACGGTCGTCGCCAAGGTAAGCGAACCCAAAATTTCTGAGCTCGCCAACCAATTTCCGATCATCTATCGGCTTTTTGCCAAAGAACTCGCGCGCCGGCTGTACCAGCGAAACTCACTCATCAACGAAAAACGCGATCGGATTCGTGTCTTCGTCATCTCGTCTGTCGAGTCCCTACCCATTGTTCGTGCGATGGAAAACCACTTTGAGCACGACGAATTTCTACCTGTCGTGTGGACCAACGGAGTCTTTAAGATCGCAAATTACACCCTGCAAAGCCTCGAAGATCAGCTAGATCGCTGTGATTTTGCAATAGCGGTCGCCCATGCTGACGATACGGCAGCATATCGGGGAAAAGATTGGCCTGTTCCCCGTGACAACGTCATTTTTGAACTTGGACTGTTTATGGGCCGCTTGGGCAAAGATCGTGCCATTTTGATGGAGCCTAGAGAGCGCGGGGTGAAGTTGCCTAGCGACCTATCTGGCATTACCACTGTACCGTATCGTTACGAACCCGGCGAAGATGTGGCTGCTTTGATAGCCCCGGCATGCAACCAAATTCGTGACCATATCAAACGGCTCGGACCAAGCATAGGCTAA
- a CDS encoding branched-chain amino acid ABC transporter substrate-binding protein translates to MDKKWTAVLLVSMLLMACGKMNDSAKPAQAADIPVVRIATAAPLSGAIAHLGKDNELGVKMAIDDLNASGLVIGQTRVRLEMVSEDDAGDPKQGTAIAQKFVDMKVNGVVGHFNSGVTIPASKIYSAAGIPEISPSSTNPKYTRQGFKTAFRLVADDIQLGGAMARFAVNTLKARRIAIIDDRTAYGQGVADEFEKAAKAANASIVGREFTTDKSTDFNAILTKLKAAHADVIFFGGQDAVGGPMLRQMKALGINLKFLGGDGLCTGEMAKLSGDALGDDVVYCAEAGGVEGEFEKKMLEWKAEFRRRYGVDVQLYAANAYDAVNVLVAAMMKAGSADPAIYLPQVSKVQIKGLTGPIAFDEKGDILQGALTLSTFRGGKKEPIGIVR, encoded by the coding sequence ATGGACAAAAAGTGGACTGCAGTGTTGCTCGTATCGATGTTACTGATGGCCTGTGGCAAGATGAATGATTCCGCAAAGCCCGCACAGGCTGCCGATATCCCGGTGGTCCGGATCGCGACTGCTGCGCCTCTGAGCGGCGCGATAGCGCATCTGGGAAAAGACAATGAGCTGGGCGTGAAGATGGCCATTGATGATCTCAACGCGAGCGGCCTTGTGATCGGGCAGACCAGGGTCCGCCTGGAAATGGTATCGGAAGACGATGCCGGTGATCCGAAGCAAGGCACAGCCATCGCCCAGAAATTCGTCGACATGAAGGTCAATGGCGTCGTGGGCCACTTCAATTCGGGCGTCACCATTCCCGCATCAAAGATCTACAGTGCGGCCGGCATTCCGGAAATATCGCCCTCCTCGACCAATCCCAAATACACGCGCCAGGGTTTCAAGACAGCGTTTCGCCTGGTGGCAGACGACATCCAGTTGGGCGGCGCCATGGCTCGCTTTGCCGTGAACACGCTCAAGGCCCGCAGGATCGCCATCATTGATGACCGGACTGCCTATGGTCAAGGTGTTGCGGACGAATTTGAGAAGGCGGCTAAAGCCGCCAACGCAAGCATCGTCGGTCGCGAATTCACGACCGACAAGTCGACCGACTTCAATGCCATCCTGACCAAATTGAAAGCGGCACATGCCGACGTCATTTTCTTCGGTGGCCAGGATGCAGTAGGCGGACCGATGCTCAGGCAGATGAAGGCCCTCGGAATCAACCTCAAGTTCCTTGGCGGCGATGGCCTGTGTACTGGTGAAATGGCGAAGCTGTCAGGCGATGCCCTGGGGGACGATGTCGTCTACTGCGCAGAGGCCGGAGGCGTAGAAGGTGAATTCGAGAAAAAGATGCTTGAATGGAAGGCCGAGTTCCGCCGGAGGTATGGGGTAGATGTGCAACTCTATGCAGCCAACGCCTACGATGCCGTCAATGTGTTGGTGGCCGCGATGATGAAGGCAGGCTCCGCGGATCCGGCCATCTATCTCCCGCAGGTGTCGAAAGTACAGATCAAGGGGCTGACGGGACCGATCGCTTTCGATGAGAAGGGCGATATTCTCCAGGGCGCGCTTACGCTGTCAACGTTCCGCGGCGGGAAGAAAGAACCCATCGGGATCGTGCGATGA